From Streptomyces sp. NBC_01460, a single genomic window includes:
- a CDS encoding ABC transporter ATP-binding protein has product MSAGTVRPAVRVRGLRRVFGSRAVLDDLRLDIARGEFVALLGASGSGKTTLLRILGALDGADGGEVLVPEARTIVFQEPRLVPSKRVLANVTVALPRSRAPHGLRALAEVGLEGHAEAWPGTLSGGEAQRVALARALVREPELLLLDEPFAALDALTRLKMQDLVGELCRKHRPAVLLVTHDVDEAVRLADRVAVLRDGKLVTDEPVDIGGPRDPGDPAFAALRRRLLHDLGVDAGPGPLPAPSSPSSPSRTPSEAGAI; this is encoded by the coding sequence ATGAGCGCCGGCACCGTACGGCCCGCCGTGCGGGTACGCGGCCTGCGCCGGGTGTTCGGCAGCAGGGCCGTGCTCGACGACCTGCGACTCGACATCGCGCGTGGCGAGTTCGTCGCCCTGCTCGGCGCGAGCGGAAGCGGCAAGACCACCCTGCTCCGCATCCTCGGTGCGCTGGACGGTGCCGACGGGGGAGAGGTGCTGGTCCCGGAGGCCCGCACCATCGTCTTCCAGGAGCCCCGCCTCGTGCCGTCCAAGAGGGTCCTGGCCAACGTGACCGTCGCCCTGCCCCGCAGCCGTGCGCCGCACGGGCTGCGGGCCCTGGCGGAGGTCGGTCTGGAAGGGCACGCGGAGGCCTGGCCCGGCACGCTCTCCGGCGGCGAGGCGCAGCGCGTGGCGCTCGCCCGTGCGCTGGTACGGGAGCCCGAACTCCTCCTGCTGGACGAGCCGTTCGCCGCGCTGGACGCCCTGACCCGGCTGAAGATGCAGGACCTGGTCGGGGAGTTGTGCCGCAAGCACCGCCCCGCGGTCCTCCTGGTCACCCATGACGTCGACGAGGCGGTACGGCTCGCGGACCGCGTCGCCGTCCTGCGCGACGGGAAGCTCGTCACCGACGAGCCCGTCGACATCGGCGGACCACGCGACCCCGGCGACCCCGCGTTCGCCGCACTGCGCCGCCGGCTGCTCCACGATCTCGGCGTCGACGCGGGCCCCGGCCCGCTCCCCGCACCCTCCTCCCCATCCTCACCGTCCCGCACACCTTCCGAAGCCGGAGCGATCTGA
- a CDS encoding ABC transporter permease, producing MSAVSEAAATEGLVTPRPALRTTRARPFALTVRALGPVALLVLWWVASATGVLTPDVLASPAEVLRAVGELWGNGQLPDALTTSLTRSGIGLLIGLVAGLTLGVLTGFTRIGDELLDSSLQTLRTIPFLALVPLFMVWFGINETAKILLIAVATTFPMYVSTSSGVRNTDPKLVEAMRSFGMGRLAVVREVVLPGALPSLLAGLRLSMTLSVIALIAAEEINATAGIGYLMSQAQSYARTDILAVCIVIYGLLGLAADIAVRLLERVLMPWRPSRGGTR from the coding sequence GTGAGCGCGGTCTCCGAGGCGGCGGCCACCGAGGGCCTGGTCACCCCCCGCCCCGCGCTCCGCACGACGCGCGCCCGTCCCTTCGCCCTGACCGTGCGCGCGCTGGGCCCTGTCGCCCTGCTCGTCCTGTGGTGGGTGGCCTCGGCCACCGGTGTACTCACCCCGGACGTGCTGGCCTCTCCCGCCGAAGTCCTGCGCGCCGTGGGCGAGCTGTGGGGGAACGGGCAGCTGCCGGACGCCCTCACCACCTCCTTGACCCGCTCCGGCATCGGCCTGCTGATCGGTCTCGTCGCCGGGCTGACCCTCGGCGTCCTCACCGGATTCACCAGGATCGGCGACGAGCTCCTCGACTCCTCCCTCCAGACCCTGCGCACCATCCCCTTCCTCGCCCTGGTGCCGCTGTTCATGGTGTGGTTCGGGATCAACGAGACGGCGAAGATCCTTCTCATCGCCGTCGCCACCACGTTCCCCATGTACGTCTCCACGTCGAGCGGGGTGCGCAACACCGACCCGAAGCTCGTCGAGGCCATGCGCAGCTTCGGGATGGGCCGGCTCGCCGTCGTCCGCGAGGTCGTCCTTCCCGGGGCACTGCCGTCCCTGCTGGCCGGACTGCGGCTGTCCATGACGCTCAGCGTGATCGCGCTCATCGCCGCCGAGGAGATCAACGCCACCGCAGGCATCGGATACCTGATGTCCCAGGCGCAGAGCTACGCCCGGACCGACATCCTCGCCGTCTGCATCGTGATCTACGGCCTGCTCGGGCTGGCCGCCGACATCGCCGTACGGCTGCTGGAACGCGTCCTGATGCCCTGGCGGCCCTCGCGGGGAGGGACCCGATGA
- a CDS encoding NrtA/SsuA/CpmA family ABC transporter substrate-binding protein: MNQHRSVRTTLAPALLTVTALVALSACGTSEADRDSGSGATGTVTVRIPDPGNSGVLAVGKKDGSLDKALAKAGATVEWTGSAGPFAPAAQAMNADQLDFATGSITSGITSLAQRPGFKFFTAVDPDAAGEGILVRDGSGIGSVADLVGKKVAVNQGGTGEYLLLKALDKAGIPADKVQRVYLRPDQTAAVFNAGKVDAWAVWATYAVAEIGSGKAHFVADGAAVGSDNYSLNAVRTGFAEKHPDVVKALYQYLHTSSVKEKKNPAAYLNVFTDVGPTAVTGKAEEVQTGFIAQGGTVDPIGPEDITRFEAVAAFYAEQKVTRTQVDVAAHLLDIEKLT, translated from the coding sequence ATGAACCAGCACCGATCAGTCCGTACGACCCTCGCGCCCGCCCTCCTCACGGTCACCGCGCTCGTGGCCCTCAGCGCCTGCGGCACCTCCGAGGCGGACAGAGACAGCGGTTCCGGTGCCACGGGCACCGTCACCGTGCGCATCCCCGACCCCGGCAACTCCGGCGTGCTCGCCGTCGGCAAGAAGGACGGCAGCCTCGACAAGGCCCTCGCCAAGGCCGGCGCCACGGTGGAGTGGACCGGCAGCGCCGGGCCCTTCGCGCCCGCGGCCCAGGCCATGAACGCGGACCAGCTCGACTTCGCCACCGGCTCCATCACCTCCGGCATCACCTCGCTGGCCCAGCGGCCCGGGTTCAAGTTCTTCACCGCCGTCGACCCCGACGCGGCGGGCGAGGGCATCCTCGTCCGTGACGGTTCGGGTATCGGTTCCGTCGCCGACCTCGTGGGGAAGAAGGTCGCCGTCAACCAGGGCGGCACCGGTGAGTACCTCCTGCTGAAGGCACTCGACAAGGCCGGGATCCCCGCGGACAAGGTCCAGCGGGTCTATCTGCGCCCCGACCAGACCGCCGCCGTCTTCAACGCCGGCAAGGTCGACGCCTGGGCCGTCTGGGCCACCTACGCCGTGGCCGAGATCGGCAGCGGCAAGGCGCACTTCGTCGCCGACGGCGCGGCCGTCGGCTCCGACAACTACAGCCTGAACGCGGTACGGACCGGCTTCGCCGAGAAGCACCCCGACGTCGTCAAGGCGCTCTACCAGTACCTCCACACGTCCAGCGTCAAGGAGAAGAAGAACCCCGCCGCCTACCTGAACGTCTTCACCGACGTCGGCCCCACCGCCGTCACCGGCAAGGCCGAGGAGGTGCAGACCGGGTTCATCGCCCAGGGCGGCACGGTCGACCCGATCGGCCCCGAGGACATCACCCGCTTCGAGGCCGTCGCCGCCTTCTACGCCGAACAGAAGGTCACCAGGACCCAGGTGGACGTCGCGGCCCACCTCCTCGACATCGAGAAGCTGACGTGA